Proteins found in one bacterium genomic segment:
- the rdgB gene encoding RdgB/HAM1 family non-canonical purine NTP pyrophosphatase encodes MTRIHIASRNPDKLRELRDILGDEGYRPVSLLELDPAGTLDIAETGRSFTENAVLKATAIAERFGELGLGEDSGLSVDALGGAPGIYSARYHTLDAETIRDVYPGYPGGLSLTATDVPADLLNNVRLLAELDGFSDRAARYACAVALATPAGEVLLAAVGTVEGRIGDRPVGDGGFGYDPLFIPEGSELTFARHAPEAKHAVSHRGRALKRLVDFLKEERP; translated from the coding sequence ATGACGCGCATACACATCGCCAGCCGAAACCCCGACAAGCTCCGCGAGCTCCGGGACATCCTCGGAGACGAGGGGTACCGCCCGGTCTCCCTCCTGGAGCTCGACCCCGCGGGCACCCTCGATATCGCCGAGACCGGCCGGAGCTTCACCGAGAACGCCGTCCTCAAGGCCACCGCCATCGCCGAGAGGTTCGGCGAGTTGGGGCTCGGCGAGGACTCCGGCCTCTCGGTGGACGCCCTGGGCGGGGCGCCGGGTATCTACTCCGCCCGGTACCACACCCTCGACGCCGAAACGATCCGCGACGTCTACCCCGGATACCCCGGAGGCCTTTCGCTGACAGCGACGGACGTCCCCGCGGATTTACTCAACAACGTGCGACTCCTCGCCGAGCTCGATGGATTTTCCGACCGCGCCGCCCGCTACGCCTGCGCCGTCGCCCTGGCGACCCCAGCGGGAGAGGTCCTCCTGGCCGCCGTGGGGACGGTGGAGGGGCGGATCGGGGACCGGCCGGTCGGCGACGGGGGCTTCGGCTACGACCCCCTCTTCATCCCCGAGGGGTCCGAGCTGACCTTCGCCCGGCACGCCCCGGAGGCCAAGCACGC